The following nucleotide sequence is from Wenzhouxiangella sp. XN24.
CAGCGCCAGGGCCTCCCCGGGCTTGCCGTCCACGCGGAGGAGTTGGGCCAGGAGCATGGAGTCGCGGCCGGTGTCGTGCAGGCGGCTGGCGAATTCGCGCGCCACTGAGAGTTCGCCGCAACAATCGAGGCGCAGCCGTGCGAGGTACCCGAGATAGGTGTCTCGGTCGCCGCTGATGGCCAGCGCATGCTCGAGCGCCGGCACGGCCTGGTCCCACTGGCGCAGCTGGATGTAGAAATTCGCCAGTTCCAGTGCCACGAAACCGTTACGCGGATCCAGTTCCAGGGCCCGCGTCAGGTCGGCCACCGCCTCCTCCCAGTTGCCGGCGCGACGATTGAACCAGCCGCGCGACGCCATCCAGTCCCCGTTGTTGGGGAAGCGCGCGATCAACGGCTCGATCAACTGCAGCGCCGCGGCATAATCCGCCTGCACCCAGTAGTAGTAGTGCGCTTCGGCGTAATCCGCCTCCGGCAGGCCCGGCTCGAGCTCGCGTGCTGTCGCGATCGCTTCGCGGGCGCTGGCAATGAGCGGCTCATCCTGCGGTGTGATGCCGTCCGACCAGGCTTCCAGCAGCCGGGCGAACCCCAGCCAGCCCCAGGCCTCCGCGAAATCCGGGTCGAGGGCGACGGCGTCCTCGAACTTGCGCACGGACAGCTTGCGCGCATCCGGGTCATAGACATAGGTGTTGAGCCGCGCCTGCAGGAATGCCTCGTAGGCGCCCTGGCTGGAGGTTGGCGCCTGGGCCAGTTGGGCCGCTTCCTCGGCGCTCAGGGTCGCTTTCAGCGCAGTGGCGATGGCCATCGCGATCTCGGCCTGGATTTCGAAAATCGCGTCCGGCGTCAGCTCGCGCTCGAACGTCTCGGCCCACAGGTGCTCGTCGGTGACGGCGTCGATCAGCTGCGCGTTGATGCGCACGCGCCCGCCCGCCTGTTGCAATCCGCCCTCGAGGATGTGGCCGGCGCCGAGTTCCTCGCCGATCTGCCGCATGTTCTTGGTGGTGTCGAGATATTCCATCACCGAGGTGCGCGAAACCACGCGGAAGATCTCGAGCTTGGCGAGCTGGGTCAGCAGGTCGTCGTGGATGCCGTCGGCAAGAAACCGCCCTTCCTCTCCACCCATGCTGCGCGCGGCGAACGGCAGCACCGCCACCACCGGCACGGCGTCCTCCGGCAGCGAGTCCGCAACAGCGCCGGGAGACGCCGCCCGTGTCGCCGGCTCGCCCGACGCGGACACGGTCGTGGCCGGCGGCTGCGGAGAAGCCACGGCCGGCGGTTGCGAAGCCACGGCCGGCCGCTGGGATGCGACACCCGGCGGCTGCGAGGCCATGGCCGGCGGCTCTGAGCGCGAAGACATGAAACGGTCCGCGAGGAACATGCCCATCGCCGCAAGGAGCAGCACGATCACCGCGAGGTTGAGTTTCTTTGCGGTATGCGCCACCGCCGATTCCTCGGGGCGCACCTCGGATTCGCGCTTCAGGCCCTCCGGCGTCAGCTCATAGACCCAGGAGAACACCAGCGCCGGCAGGAGCCCGATGACGAACATCGTGACCACGAGCTTCAACACCCAGGCCGGCGCCTCGAAGGCGTCGGCGGCGATCTCCATGACCTGGATAACCACCCACGCCGCGACGACGTAGGCCAGGCCCACGCGGATGACATTGCGGCGTTTCAGTTCGGCAAAGAACGACATGGCTCAGGCGGCGCGGTGGCAGTGCTTGCGTGATGATGCGTCAGCGCGGATTGATTGTCGAACCGGCCAAAAGGATGGCATGGTGCGGTCAGGACTCACGACGAAGAGGTAGGCATGAAGATCACCGTACTTGGGGCAGGCGCGGGCGGCACGGCCGTCGCATTCGATTGCGCGGCGCACGGGCACGAGGTCCGGCTGTTCGATTTCGAGCAATTCCCCGGCAACATCGAGGCCATCGCGACGCAGGGCGGGATCCACGCCGAGGGCAACATCTCCGGCTTCGGGCCCATCGCGTATTCCGGTCACGACATCGACGCGGCGTTGCGCGGTGCCGAGTTGATCTACGTGGTCGGCCCGGCCTACAGCACCGAGCCGTTCGGCAAAGCGGTGGCCGGCAAGCTGAGCGCCGGACAGACGGTGATCGTCAGCCCGTGTTCCTGCGGCGGCGCCCTGGCCTTCAAGCGCGCGGCCGGGCTGGCATTGGACGATGAATCGATCCGCGTCGCGGAAACTTCGACGTTGCACTATGCGGTGCGCGTGACCGAGCCCGGCAGGATCCGTGTGTTCCTGAAGCTGAAGGCGGGCAACCTCCTGGCCGCACTGCCGGGCAGACACACCGGCGGGATCCTGGAACTCATTGCCGACGTCTATCCGGGGATGGAGCCTGCCGGGAACGTCCTGCAGACGAGCCTGCAGAACGCCAACCCGATCATTCACCCGGCCGTGACCCTGAGCAATGCCGCGCGCATCGAGACGACCGGCGGGGACTTCCTGTTCTACGAGGACGGTGTCAGCGATTCGGTCGGTCGCCTCATCGAAGCCCTCGACAACGAACGCATCGCGATCGGCAAGAAGCTCGGTATTACGATCCTGCCCGATCCCGAGATGGGCATGCGCCAGGGCTACATGCTGGAAGCCAATTACGGCTCCGGCTACCGCAATGCGCCCGGGTTCCGGGGGATCGGTGCCCAGCCGCAACTCGACCATCGCTATCTCACCGAGGACGTCGGCTACGGCCTGGTGTTCATGTCCGAGCTGGCGAAGCAGGTCGGCGTTCCGACGCCTGGCATCGACGCCGTCATCCAGGTCGCCTCGATCGTGATGGCGAGCGACTACCGTGCCACGGCCTTGCGCACGCCGACGTCGCTGGGCATCGCGGATCGCTCGGCCGAGGAGCTCGCGTCGCTGTAGCAGGCGCTCCGGTCGATCACGCGACCAGGACGCGGCCCGCGGTTCCGAGCGGGCCTCGGCCGGCCTTTACGCCAGTCCGGGCGTGTTACCGCCGGATGATGATCCAGGGATCGAGCACCGGCCGCTCGGATTCTCCCGCGTTGACGATGTCGAATTTGCAGCCGGGCGCCTCGAAACACTCGTGCTCTTCATCATCGCGCACGAACAGCCGCGTGCGGCCGGGGGATTTCAGCTCCACTTCGGTGATCGGCTTGCCGTTGGGCCCCGGACGGTCCACGAAGGGCGTGTAGGGCTCGCCCTGCTCGCCGGCTGCGGCCTTGCGAAAAACCAGCTTCGTCGCTGCCTTTTCGGGTCGCCCGCGCCGGTCGCTCACCGTCGCCAGCATGGCGGCGCCGCGAACCGCGATGATCGTCTGCTGGCTGCCGGGGATCTCCGGGGCTTTTGCAGTTTCCGCCGGCAGCTCGATATCCATGCCGCAGCTCGGCGGACACTCCTGTTGCGCCGCCGCGGGCAGTGTTGCGACGGCTGCCATGGAGAGCAGCCCCGCGGCCGCCACCAGTTGTTTCGTGAACTTGCTGCGCATTTTTTCTTTTCCTCTTCTTCTGGATTCTGGGTCTAGGGTCCGGTCGTATTGTCAGCGATCAGGGCCTGGAACTCCGGCAACTCGGCGAGGGGCTCGAGCCGCTTGTCGGCGGTCAACAGCCATGCAGGCAACCCGGCGGCCCTGGCCACCGCGAGGTGCTCGACGGCTCGCGCCTGTTCGCCGAGGAACAGGCTGGCCATGCCGATTTCCCGGACGGCCTCCAGCGACAAGTCCTCCTGTTGCCCGAGACTCTCCAGCAGGTCCCGGGCTTCGGCGTCCCGACCGAGCCGCGCGAGGTAGCCGGCGATGCGCGCGCGCGCCGCATCGTCGCCCGTGCTCACCTCGAGCCGCTCCTGCGCAAGCTCGAGGGCCTTCTCGTAGTACTGCGCCGCATCCGCAGGATCGCGCGACGGCTGCATCACGATCGCCTCGGCGACATAGCCCTGGAAACGATCGTCCGAGGGGCTGAGCCTGCCGGCCTGCAGGAACATCTCCTCGGCCTGGACGAACTCGGCCGTGTAGAAATACATGGTGCCCGCGTTCGAATAGGCGAACATCTCCTCGGGATCACGGCGTATGGATTCGCGAAAAGCGTCTCCGGCGCGCAGGAACTCGCCCTGCAGCCAGTAAACGCCGCCAAGGCTGTTGTAGGGTGCGGGGCTGTCGGGATTCAGGCGGATGGCGCGCCTGAACTGGTCCGCGGCAGACTCGAGCTCGCCCTGGTCGACGAGGATCGCCCCGAGATCCGAGTAGTAGCGCCAGTAGGCCGGATCCAGCTCTATGGCCCGGCGCTGCAATCGGGCCGCCTCCTCCAGTTCGCCCATGTCGCGCAAGGTGATGGCGAGACCCGAGTTCACCTCGGCATCGTTGGGGCTGAGTTCCAGCGCCTGTCGGAACAGGGACAAGGCATACTCCTCGTCGCCGATCCCGCGGTATAGGCTTCCCAGCGCGACCATGAGCTTGACCGAGGATTCCCCGCCCTCGTTTGCGTAGGCACGAATGCAGGCCTCGATAGCCTCGTCGGCAAGCGCCCGCTCACGGCTGAGCGAATACTTTTCCCAGCGCGCGGTGCAGATGCCCGCGAGCGCCACGCCCATCTGCGGATCACGAGCCAGGGCTTTCTCGAAGTAACTGATCGCCTGGTCGAAATTGGCGGCGGTTCCCTCGCGCCGCAACTGGTCCTGTCCGCGCAGGTAGTCCTCATAGGCCGCCTCGTCGCGCGTCGGGATCGGGACGAGCGTTTCGCTGCCCATCAGCTGGAGCTTCAGCGCATCGGCGATCTTGACGGAGATCGTTTCCTGCACCGAAAAGATATCCTGCATGCTGGCGTCGAAAGTCTCGCTCCAGAGCGGGCGACCGGAACGGCCGTCGAGCAACCGCGCGCTGATCTTGAGCTGGTCACCCGACTTGCGCACGCTGCCTTCCAGCAGGTTCGCCACCTGCAGGGCGCTGGCCACCTCGGGCACACTCGGCCCCGCCTCGCGAAATGCGAATGACGCAGTGCGGGACGCCACGGTGAGGCCCGGAATCCTCGCGAGGCTGTCCATCAACGCTTCGGAAAGCCCGTCGCTGAAATACGCGTTGTTGCCCTCGGGGCTGAGGTCCACGAAAGGCATGACCGCAATCGAGGGTTCCGATGAGACGGTTGCCTCCGCGGCCGGCGCATCGTCGCCCATGCCGGACGTCCCCGCGGATACCGCCTCGGGTTCGGGGACATAGGTCTTTATGAGCATTGCGCCGATGCCGAGCGCCAGCACCGCGCCCAGCACCATACCCGCCCGGCGCTTCAGCGGAGATCCGGCCGGCGCAGCACGCGACCGGGTCGTCCGGGCCACCCATTCGGCATCCCCGGAATCCTGCGAGGACCCCAGCTTCGCCGCCAGCACACGCCGGATACGCTGGAAGCTCTCCCCCGCGGTATCTCCGCCCCAGTCGTCGAGATCGATGGTGTGCAGGGCCCGGAAGTCGATCGGCAGCTTGGCCTGGTCGAAACGCACCGGCACCAGCACGCCCCGGTCCGCCGCATCCCTGGCTTCCCCCCGCACCCAGCGAGAGCCCACGGAATTGGGGGTCCAGACGACGACCACGGCGCGCGCGTTCTCGAGCGCCTCCGCGATCAGCCCGTCGAATTCTTCCCCGGGCGAGATCTCGGGATCCCACCAGACCGACCAGCCTTCCGCCTCGAGCGCTGCGACCAAGGGCGCGACGCGCGCGTAATCAAGGCGAGCATAAGAGACGAACACATCGACCAAGCCAATCCCCCCACCAGCCGGATCCCGCCGACCGACCCGCAAAGGCCACGCCTGCGGAGACTAGCATATGCGTCATTAACGAGGGCACAGACAGGGGCACGCTCCTGCGGAGTGCCGCGGCGCATCGCTTGCCTGGACGTCGCGCACCGGCTTTCCCGGAGACCCACGTCGCGGCTTCATAGTTGGTATATACCGGGATATACTCGCTGAATGACTTTCCTCTCCAGGATCAGCAAGGCACTCGACGCCGCCGACGTGCGCTACGCGGTGGTGGGGGGCTACGCCGTGGCATTGCACGGGGCTGTTCGCGGCACGGTCGATATCGATCTCGTGTTGCGCTGGACCCTGCGCGACCTGGAGGCCGCGGAAGCCGCGTTGAGCAGCATCGGCCTGGTGTCGCGACTGCCGGTGACGGCCGAAAGCGTGTTCCGGTTTCGCGACGAGTACATCCGGAACCGGAACCTTTTCGCCTGGAACTTCTATAACCCGCATGACCTCAGCGAACAGCTGGACATCGTCATCAGCGAGGACCTCAAGGGCAAGCGGCGGATACGAATCGACACACTGGACGGCCCCGTCCAGGTGCTCAGCCGCAAGGACCTGATCGCCATGAAACGGGCGAGCGGCCGGCCGCAGGATCTCGCAGACGTCGCGGCGCTGGAGAAGCTCGGGTGAGGCCCGTGCAATTGTTCACCGACGAGTACCTGGCGCAGTGCCGGGGCATGACGCCCGACCAGGTGATCCGTTTTCTCGAGGACTTCCGCAAGCTCCACGCGAAGCGCCCGGCCCGCTCCAGGCTGATCAGCCTGAAGGTGCCCGAGGATCTGCTGCATGCGTTCCGCCAGCGGGCTGAGCTTGCGGGCGTGCCTTACCAGTCGCAGATCAAGCAGCTCATGCGGGAATGGGTGCTGGACGGTCGCGAGAGGACGGATCAGGACGGGTGACCTTCCCGGGTCGGAGCGGCCGACTGAAGAATACCGTCACTCGCCTTCTTCAAGGACCGTCCTGATAAAGGCGCGCCAGGTGTCGTTCGGCTGCCAGGCCGCCTCCAGGTCCTTTCGCGCCACGGGTTCAGCCACCCCTTCGACCTTGACCCGATAAAGATAGGTCATGGTCGAAGCGCGGTAGTTGGCCTGGCACTGGACGAACACCTTCTCGCCGGCGCTGGCCTGCATCGCGGCCGTAAATTCGTCGAAGTTCTCTACGGTGGGCTGCTGCCACTCGACCGGGATGTTGATCCACTTGATCCCCCGCCCGAGGAGCCGTTGCGCCTGGCCCTCGGGTGGCGCGGGCCGGAGATCGATCACCACGGTGACCCCTCGCCCGGCGATGGTCTCCAGTCCGTCTTCTGCAAAGTCACCGCCGGTAACCAGGCGATCGTTGATGGTGTGGAAATTCATGGCAGGACCTGCGGGATGATCACCACTCGTCTCACCGTGCGCGACTGGCGTCATCAAGGCCATGACGAGACAAAGGGCAAGCCGGTTCTGGAGTGAATACTTAGGCATCGGCAAAGGGTGCGCAAGCGCTGCCGTCATTGCAAGCCTGGCAGCCGAAAGCACCGGATTATGGCGCGCCGGATCAATAGGTTATCCTTGCCCCCTCGAGGCTGCGGGGCCCGTGTTGCAAAGGTTTGGCGTGCATGGCTGATGTGTTCGTGTCTTACGCTCGCGCGGACCGGGACCGGGTCGCCCCGCTGGTGGCCGCGATCGTGGCGAAGGGCTGGTCGGTGTGGTGGGATCCGGAGATCACGCCGGGCCAGGAATTCGACGACCAGATCGATGCAGAGATCGATGCCGCCAAGGCCGTCATGGTGGTCTGGACACCGACCTCGGTGGCCTCGCGCTGGGTGCGCGGCGAAGCCCGCGAGGCGGCGGACCGGGGCATCCTGGTGCCGGTGCGCTTCGACAAGGCCCGCCTGCCGATGGACGTGCGCGCCATCCACACGACGGACCTCGACGACTGGGCCGGGGATCCCGCCAGCCCGCCGGCACGCGAGTTCCTGCACGCGCTGGGCGCGATGATCGCGCGCGCGCCCACCAAGGCCGTCAGCGCCGCACCCGGCGTGACCCCCGAAGCCGAAAAGCCCAAGGCATTGTTCACGATCTGCGTCCTGCCCTTCACGAACATGAGCGGCGACTCCGAGCAGGAGTACTTCAGCGACGGCATCACCGAGGATGTCATCACCGACCTGAGCAAGGTGTCGGCGCTGGCGATCATTTCGCGCAACAGTGCGTTCCGCTACAAGGGCACGCATGTCGACATCCCCAAGGTGGCCAGCGAGCTGAAAGTCAGCCACGTGCTGGAAGGCAGCGTGCGCAAGGCGGGCGGCCGGGTACGCATCAGCGCACAGCTGGT
It contains:
- a CDS encoding NAD/NADP octopine/nopaline dehydrogenase family protein — encoded protein: MKITVLGAGAGGTAVAFDCAAHGHEVRLFDFEQFPGNIEAIATQGGIHAEGNISGFGPIAYSGHDIDAALRGAELIYVVGPAYSTEPFGKAVAGKLSAGQTVIVSPCSCGGALAFKRAAGLALDDESIRVAETSTLHYAVRVTEPGRIRVFLKLKAGNLLAALPGRHTGGILELIADVYPGMEPAGNVLQTSLQNANPIIHPAVTLSNAARIETTGGDFLFYEDGVSDSVGRLIEALDNERIAIGKKLGITILPDPEMGMRQGYMLEANYGSGYRNAPGFRGIGAQPQLDHRYLTEDVGYGLVFMSELAKQVGVPTPGIDAVIQVASIVMASDYRATALRTPTSLGIADRSAEELASL
- a CDS encoding nucleotidyl transferase AbiEii/AbiGii toxin family protein; translated protein: MTFLSRISKALDAADVRYAVVGGYAVALHGAVRGTVDIDLVLRWTLRDLEAAEAALSSIGLVSRLPVTAESVFRFRDEYIRNRNLFAWNFYNPHDLSEQLDIVISEDLKGKRRIRIDTLDGPVQVLSRKDLIAMKRASGRPQDLADVAALEKLG
- a CDS encoding protein tyrosine phosphatase family protein encodes the protein MNFHTINDRLVTGGDFAEDGLETIAGRGVTVVIDLRPAPPEGQAQRLLGRGIKWINIPVEWQQPTVENFDEFTAAMQASAGEKVFVQCQANYRASTMTYLYRVKVEGVAEPVARKDLEAAWQPNDTWRAFIRTVLEEGE
- a CDS encoding CopG family antitoxin; this translates as MQLFTDEYLAQCRGMTPDQVIRFLEDFRKLHAKRPARSRLISLKVPEDLLHAFRQRAELAGVPYQSQIKQLMREWVLDGRERTDQDG
- a CDS encoding TIR domain-containing protein, producing MFVSYARLDYARVAPLVAALEAEGWSVWWDPEISPGEEFDGLIAEALENARAVVVVWTPNSVGSRWVRGEARDAADRGVLVPVRFDQAKLPIDFRALHTIDLDDWGGDTAGESFQRIRRVLAAKLGSSQDSGDAEWVARTTRSRAAPAGSPLKRRAGMVLGAVLALGIGAMLIKTYVPEPEAVSAGTSGMGDDAPAAEATVSSEPSIAVMPFVDLSPEGNNAYFSDGLSEALMDSLARIPGLTVASRTASFAFREAGPSVPEVASALQVANLLEGSVRKSGDQLKISARLLDGRSGRPLWSETFDASMQDIFSVQETISVKIADALKLQLMGSETLVPIPTRDEAAYEDYLRGQDQLRREGTAANFDQAISYFEKALARDPQMGVALAGICTARWEKYSLSRERALADEAIEACIRAYANEGGESSVKLMVALGSLYRGIGDEEYALSLFRQALELSPNDAEVNSGLAITLRDMGELEEAARLQRRAIELDPAYWRYYSDLGAILVDQGELESAADQFRRAIRLNPDSPAPYNSLGGVYWLQGEFLRAGDAFRESIRRDPEEMFAYSNAGTMYFYTAEFVQAEEMFLQAGRLSPSDDRFQGYVAEAIVMQPSRDPADAAQYYEKALELAQERLEVSTGDDAARARIAGYLARLGRDAEARDLLESLGQQEDLSLEAVREIGMASLFLGEQARAVEHLAVARAAGLPAWLLTADKRLEPLAELPEFQALIADNTTGP
- a CDS encoding tetratricopeptide repeat protein; amino-acid sequence: MSFFAELKRRNVIRVGLAYVVAAWVVIQVMEIAADAFEAPAWVLKLVVTMFVIGLLPALVFSWVYELTPEGLKRESEVRPEESAVAHTAKKLNLAVIVLLLAAMGMFLADRFMSSRSEPPAMASQPPGVASQRPAVASQPPAVASPQPPATTVSASGEPATRAASPGAVADSLPEDAVPVVAVLPFAARSMGGEEGRFLADGIHDDLLTQLAKLEIFRVVSRTSVMEYLDTTKNMRQIGEELGAGHILEGGLQQAGGRVRINAQLIDAVTDEHLWAETFERELTPDAIFEIQAEIAMAIATALKATLSAEEAAQLAQAPTSSQGAYEAFLQARLNTYVYDPDARKLSVRKFEDAVALDPDFAEAWGWLGFARLLEAWSDGITPQDEPLIASAREAIATARELEPGLPEADYAEAHYYYWVQADYAAALQLIEPLIARFPNNGDWMASRGWFNRRAGNWEEAVADLTRALELDPRNGFVALELANFYIQLRQWDQAVPALEHALAISGDRDTYLGYLARLRLDCCGELSVAREFASRLHDTGRDSMLLAQLLRVDGKPGEALALLEGYGPETSEPGPDENWLTAIILLRETGDEERMRAEADAYRRHLETFLIGHEEYSLVHRDLAFAFLALGEREKALSHFADVERLLRPDAVRYAEADTFWAETFAMFGEHDLAFEHLASTLERPAGISWHRVRLSPAFDGIRNDPRYAALEQEYQVAD